In Argopecten irradians isolate NY chromosome 11, Ai_NY, whole genome shotgun sequence, one DNA window encodes the following:
- the LOC138334877 gene encoding E3 ubiquitin-protein ligase RNF38-like isoform X5 produces MDPIVVLPRPVDLHQSKTYQQDLQNNYSHIYHHRQPVLHQQPMQNAAQLCAAAVEMISEDSGRKSESPSRKRRKTSGSYIDLTNSPSPPPSQNWESLTENTRVGGVRRRAASLRRTSSDRSNTPRARRSPGTRRRTRERNILHHNEGSPERRAFQPPNMMGQQIHPAALPPHHQSVQQPVLMDVDRVPVSAPVTMAPYGIPVCTGPHQITMCTAAGHLPVCNSQPTWSIPTCNVQIPASCGVQQIPSCNIQQIPIHPNSIPPMFQPPHSTSHIPQHQLASRPPQFPGSTHQRHEEEVQLISDHRHAYPLQAALHQHHPGATAFTATPPVLLQEPMVHPSPQDIYGPFHRYYARHRTAGRNGRLRSIPPPPPPYPGFLLHFLAMLGNPPLPRFGRDFREDATEVENYEALLNLAERLGDAKPKGLTKLEIDQLPAYRFNKETHHSGMDQTSCVVCMCDFENRQLLRVLPCSHEFHTKCVDKWLKTNRTCPICRADAAEVASQSD; encoded by the exons ATGGATCCTATAGTGGTTTTACCTCGTCCTGTGGATTTACATCAATCAAAGACTTACCAACAAG ATCTGCAGAACAATTACAGTCACATTTACCATCACCGCCAACCCGTTCTTCATCAGCAGCCAATGCAGAACGCGGCCCAGCTATGCGCAGCCGCTGTAGAAATGATCTCCGAGGACTCGGGCAGAAAG AGTGAGAGCCCAAGTCGAAAGCGACGCAAAACCTCGGGAAGTTACATTGATTTGACCAACTCTCCGAGTCCACCCCCTTCACAGAACTGGGAATCGCTAACAGAGAACACGAGGGTTGGAGGAGTGAGGCGCAGAGCTGCAAGTCTCCGTAGGACGTCCTCCGACCGAAGCAATACTCCGAGGGCTCGCAGAAG cCCTGGAACGAGACGGCGCACAAGAGAAAGGAACATTTTACACCACAATGAGGGTTCCCCGGAGCGGCGTGCGTTCCAGCCCCCAAACATGATGGGTCAACAGATTCACCCGGCGGCCCTGCCTCCTCACCACCAGTCAGTACAACAGCCAGTCCTCATGGACGTAGACCGA GTGCCTGTGTCTGCTCCGGTTACCATGGCACCCTATGGTATCCCAGTGTGCACCGGTCCCCACCAGATCACGATGTGTACGGCCGCGGGCCACCTCCCTGTGTGTAATAGTCAGCCGACGTGGTCCATCCCTACATGTAATGTCCAGATCCCTGCGTCCTGTGGGGTGCAGCAGATCCCATCATGTAACATTCAGCAAATCCCCATCCATCCAAACTCTATACCACCCATGTTTCAACCCCCTCACTCCACTAGCCATATACCTCAGCATCAGTTGGCCTCGCGACCACCACAGTTCCCCGGTTCTACACATCAG CGTCACGAGGAAGAAGTCCAGTTAATATCTGATCACCGCCATGCCTATCCCCTTCAAGCAGCTCTACACCAGCACCACCCTGGGGCCACAGCCTTCACTGCCACACCCCCAGTCCTCCTTCAGGAGCCCATGGTCCACCCCTCCCCTCAAGATATCTAT GGACCATTTCACAGATACTATGCACGCCACCGAACGGCTGGCCGCAATGGTAGATTACGCTCCATACCTCCTCCACCACCACCCTACCCAGGGTTCCTGCTCCACTTCCT TGCCATGCTGGGTAACCCACCACTGCCAAGATTTGGACGCGATTTCCGAGAAGACGCAACAGAGGTAGAAAATTACGAGGCATTACTGAATCTAGCAGAGAGACTGGGAGACGCCAAGCCTAAGGGCCTGACCAAGTTAGAGATCGACCAGCTGCCCGCTTACAGGTTCAACAAGGAGACACATCACTCAGGCATGGACCAAACCTCCTGTGTGGTGTGCATGTGTGACTTTGAGAACCGCCAACTTCTTCGTGTTCTACCATGTAGTCATGAATTTCACACAAAATGTGTCGACAAGTGGCTCAAG aCAAACAGAACCTGTCCTATTTGTCGTGCAGATGCAGCAGAGGTAGCCAGCCAATCAGATTaa
- the LOC138334877 gene encoding E3 ubiquitin-protein ligase RNF38-like isoform X4, whose protein sequence is MDPIVVLPRPVDLHQSKTYQQADLQNNYSHIYHHRQPVLHQQPMQNAAQLCAAAVEMISEDSGRKSESPSRKRRKTSGSYIDLTNSPSPPPSQNWESLTENTRVGGVRRRAASLRRTSSDRSNTPRARRSPGTRRRTRERNILHHNEGSPERRAFQPPNMMGQQIHPAALPPHHQSVQQPVLMDVDRVPVSAPVTMAPYGIPVCTGPHQITMCTAAGHLPVCNSQPTWSIPTCNVQIPASCGVQQIPSCNIQQIPIHPNSIPPMFQPPHSTSHIPQHQLASRPPQFPGSTHQRHEEEVQLISDHRHAYPLQAALHQHHPGATAFTATPPVLLQEPMVHPSPQDIYGPFHRYYARHRTAGRNGRLRSIPPPPPPYPGFLLHFLAMLGNPPLPRFGRDFREDATEVENYEALLNLAERLGDAKPKGLTKLEIDQLPAYRFNKETHHSGMDQTSCVVCMCDFENRQLLRVLPCSHEFHTKCVDKWLKTNRTCPICRADAAEVASQSD, encoded by the exons ATGGATCCTATAGTGGTTTTACCTCGTCCTGTGGATTTACATCAATCAAAGACTTACCAACAAG CAGATCTGCAGAACAATTACAGTCACATTTACCATCACCGCCAACCCGTTCTTCATCAGCAGCCAATGCAGAACGCGGCCCAGCTATGCGCAGCCGCTGTAGAAATGATCTCCGAGGACTCGGGCAGAAAG AGTGAGAGCCCAAGTCGAAAGCGACGCAAAACCTCGGGAAGTTACATTGATTTGACCAACTCTCCGAGTCCACCCCCTTCACAGAACTGGGAATCGCTAACAGAGAACACGAGGGTTGGAGGAGTGAGGCGCAGAGCTGCAAGTCTCCGTAGGACGTCCTCCGACCGAAGCAATACTCCGAGGGCTCGCAGAAG cCCTGGAACGAGACGGCGCACAAGAGAAAGGAACATTTTACACCACAATGAGGGTTCCCCGGAGCGGCGTGCGTTCCAGCCCCCAAACATGATGGGTCAACAGATTCACCCGGCGGCCCTGCCTCCTCACCACCAGTCAGTACAACAGCCAGTCCTCATGGACGTAGACCGA GTGCCTGTGTCTGCTCCGGTTACCATGGCACCCTATGGTATCCCAGTGTGCACCGGTCCCCACCAGATCACGATGTGTACGGCCGCGGGCCACCTCCCTGTGTGTAATAGTCAGCCGACGTGGTCCATCCCTACATGTAATGTCCAGATCCCTGCGTCCTGTGGGGTGCAGCAGATCCCATCATGTAACATTCAGCAAATCCCCATCCATCCAAACTCTATACCACCCATGTTTCAACCCCCTCACTCCACTAGCCATATACCTCAGCATCAGTTGGCCTCGCGACCACCACAGTTCCCCGGTTCTACACATCAG CGTCACGAGGAAGAAGTCCAGTTAATATCTGATCACCGCCATGCCTATCCCCTTCAAGCAGCTCTACACCAGCACCACCCTGGGGCCACAGCCTTCACTGCCACACCCCCAGTCCTCCTTCAGGAGCCCATGGTCCACCCCTCCCCTCAAGATATCTAT GGACCATTTCACAGATACTATGCACGCCACCGAACGGCTGGCCGCAATGGTAGATTACGCTCCATACCTCCTCCACCACCACCCTACCCAGGGTTCCTGCTCCACTTCCT TGCCATGCTGGGTAACCCACCACTGCCAAGATTTGGACGCGATTTCCGAGAAGACGCAACAGAGGTAGAAAATTACGAGGCATTACTGAATCTAGCAGAGAGACTGGGAGACGCCAAGCCTAAGGGCCTGACCAAGTTAGAGATCGACCAGCTGCCCGCTTACAGGTTCAACAAGGAGACACATCACTCAGGCATGGACCAAACCTCCTGTGTGGTGTGCATGTGTGACTTTGAGAACCGCCAACTTCTTCGTGTTCTACCATGTAGTCATGAATTTCACACAAAATGTGTCGACAAGTGGCTCAAG aCAAACAGAACCTGTCCTATTTGTCGTGCAGATGCAGCAGAGGTAGCCAGCCAATCAGATTaa
- the LOC138334877 gene encoding uncharacterized protein isoform X1 produces the protein MASSWSAGTPVVQGPTGPISVAMPVLSGSPLTMEMMPSNFVPVGRQVLMFREAGIDGCALEVCAGQFMYIPQHGTQHQQTTYGVQYQQLSQIAQHQQSAHGVQHQNLAQRVQHQQSARGAQHLPSALEPQLAYQIISNPVCDALDFQHRQPCPISSQQHCPPGQVYSGEQDMPSSHQLSTDGRFHPYFNGSTQQRTIHLQPTTPVAPTRIINSHDYNYSRSESENYSMQTFSPYAGYSENYASLQQENEFAPPVPLSREHLQRQTDSPIHPTALQDQAFQQAGDPVEVRSHGAVQNHDLFGESIYQGRSWAQNHSVLPQNQYSVHLHNNMAPQVAPRGYDMAQQVEQQSYSRPPQAESQTYVMAPQAVNPNTGRTPQGHLPNQSMTYLSNSPPYSRFQGNQDSIQSLANNDIETDPNLGYEGSGQSSNGPLQMFDAHRVAELASFHTERIELDADDVDLTEIEEPVPPPSATRHSQNGRYPENGNWIHNVSALWSEAFRWVCLVAGSIISREGIHRQQDSPGTNMGEGRGTADVTAQMTRDNVARGSMISDGATMDGMTTDNVASDRMTTDDDDTERMTRCNLAGDMNRDCAAENFTRNENNLEGADTTGTRTPWEDRPMVPRRVAHSLRILFRQLQARFYEECHHWVYLELTMRNEYQDLVTLLDTIASMLNQSSYIVTHTMLRGFITGSAMAQGRRYHHIAQILQEVEGTREISFREAGLLRIQSFILNQQLSPQRLLRRFCTVIRHTARTMILQRLQPQPSCRLCPGTRRRTRERNILHHNEGSPERRAFQPPNMMGQQIHPAALPPHHQSVQQPVLMDVDRVPVSAPVTMAPYGIPVCTGPHQITMCTAAGHLPVCNSQPTWSIPTCNVQIPASCGVQQIPSCNIQQIPIHPNSIPPMFQPPHSTSHIPQHQLASRPPQFPGSTHQRHEEEVQLISDHRHAYPLQAALHQHHPGATAFTATPPVLLQEPMVHPSPQDIYGPFHRYYARHRTAGRNGRLRSIPPPPPPYPGFLLHFLAMLGNPPLPRFGRDFREDATEVENYEALLNLAERLGDAKPKGLTKLEIDQLPAYRFNKETHHSGMDQTSCVVCMCDFENRQLLRVLPCSHEFHTKCVDKWLKTNRTCPICRADAAEVASQSD, from the exons ATGGCGAGTAGTTGGAGTGCTGGTACCCCAGTGGTGCAGGGACCTACTGGCCCCATATCTGTGGCCATGCCAGTTTTGTCTGGTAGTCCACTGACCATGGAGATGATGCCTAGTAACTTTGTGCCTGTAGGAAGACAGGTTTTGATGTTTAGAGAAGCAGGTATTGATGGCTGTGCTTTGGAGGTTTGTGCTGGACAATTCATGTATATACCGCAACATGGGACTCAGCACCAACAAACAACTTATGGAGTTCAATATCAACAGTTATCACAGATAGCTCAGCATCAACAGTCAGCACATGGAGTTCAGCACCAAAATTTAGCACAAAGAGTTCAGCATCAACAATCTGCACGAGGAGCACAGCACCTTCCTTCAGCACTGGAACCACAGCTAGCCTATCAGATCATTTCCAATCCAGTTTGTGATGCATTAGATTTTCAGCATCGACAGCCGTGTCCTATAAGCTCACAGCAACACTGTCCTCCAGGTCAGGTTTATTCTGGCGAACAAGACATGCCATCATCACACCAACTCAGTACTGACGGACGGTTTCATCCTTACTTCAATGGAAGCACACAGCAACGAACAATTCATCTACAACCAACAACACCTGTAGCTCCTACCAGAATTATAAATAGTCATGACTATAACTACAGCAGAAGTGAAAGCGAAAATTATTCAATGCAGACATTTTCCCCATATGCAGGATACAGTGAGAATTATGCCTCACTTCAACAAGAAAATGAGTTTGCTCCACCTGTACCTTTGTCAAGAGAACATTTacagagacagacagacagtcCCATCCATCCAACAGCTCTCCAGGATCAGGCTTTTCAGCAAGCAGGAGATCCAGTAGAGGTCAGGTCACATGGTGCAGTTCAGAACCACGATCTCTTTGGAGAATCCATATATCAAGGGAGGTCGTGGGCACAAAACCATTCTGTCTTACCACAAAACCAATATAGTGTTCATTTGCATAATAATATGGCCCCACAAGTGGCACCACGAGGGTATGATATGGCTCAACAGGTGGAGCAACAATCATATAGTAGGCCTCCACAGGCAGAGTCACAAACCTATGTTATGGCTCCTCAGGCTGTAAATCCAAATACAGGAAGGACTCCTCAAGGTCATTTACCAAACCAAAGTATGACTTATTTGTCAAACAGTCCTCCTTATAGCAGATTTCAAGGAAACCAAGATTCAATCCAAAGTCTTGCTAACAATGACATAGAGACGGACCCTAACCTTGGTTATGAAGGTAGTGGTCAAAGTTCAAATGGTCCCCTTCAAATGTTTGATGCACATAGAGTTGCTGAATTGGCATCTTTTCATACAGAAAGAATTGAACTAGATGCTGATGATGTTGATTTGACTGAGATAGAAGAACCTGTCCCACCACCCTCAGCAACTCGACACTCACAAAATGGCAGGTATCCAGAAAACGGTAACTGGATACACAATGTTTCAGCTTTGTGGAGTGAAGCCTTCAGATGGGTGTGCTTGGTAGCAGGCAGCATAATTTCTCGGGAAGGTATCCATCGACAACAAGACAGTCCTGGGACAAACATGGGGGAAGGTAGGGGCACTGCTGATGTTACAGCACAGATGACAAGGGATAACGTTGCCAGGGGGAGTATGATAAGCGATGGTGCCACTATGGATGGAATGACCACTGATAATGTTGCTTCAGATAGGATGACcactgatgatgatgatacggAGAGGATGACCAGGTGTAATCTTGCTGGAGATATGAACAGGGATTGTGCTGCTGAAAATTTTaccagaaatgaaaataatctaGAAGGAGCAGATACCACTGGTACAAGGACACCTTGGGAAGATAGACCTATGGTTCCAAGGAGAGTGGCTCATTCTCTGCGTATCCTTTTCCGTCAGCTTCAGGCCCGTTTTTATGAGGAGTGTCACCATTGGGTCTACTTGGAGCTGACCATGCGGAATGAATATCAGGACCTAGTGACCCTTCTAGATACCATTGCCAGTATGCTCAACCAGTCATCTTATATAGTGACACACACAATGCTGAGAGGCTTCATAACTGGGTCTGCCATGGCACAGGGTAGACGCTACCACCACATCGCACAGATCTTACAGGAAGTTGAAGGGACGAGGGAGATCAGTTTCCGGGAGGCTGGGCTATTAAGGATTCAGTCGTTCATATTGAACCAGCAGCTGTCACCCCAACGTCTGTTACGTCGTTTCTGTACTGTAATCCGTCACACGGCCCGAACGATGATACTGCAGCGACTTCAGCCCCAGCCATCTTGTCGCCTTTG cCCTGGAACGAGACGGCGCACAAGAGAAAGGAACATTTTACACCACAATGAGGGTTCCCCGGAGCGGCGTGCGTTCCAGCCCCCAAACATGATGGGTCAACAGATTCACCCGGCGGCCCTGCCTCCTCACCACCAGTCAGTACAACAGCCAGTCCTCATGGACGTAGACCGA GTGCCTGTGTCTGCTCCGGTTACCATGGCACCCTATGGTATCCCAGTGTGCACCGGTCCCCACCAGATCACGATGTGTACGGCCGCGGGCCACCTCCCTGTGTGTAATAGTCAGCCGACGTGGTCCATCCCTACATGTAATGTCCAGATCCCTGCGTCCTGTGGGGTGCAGCAGATCCCATCATGTAACATTCAGCAAATCCCCATCCATCCAAACTCTATACCACCCATGTTTCAACCCCCTCACTCCACTAGCCATATACCTCAGCATCAGTTGGCCTCGCGACCACCACAGTTCCCCGGTTCTACACATCAG CGTCACGAGGAAGAAGTCCAGTTAATATCTGATCACCGCCATGCCTATCCCCTTCAAGCAGCTCTACACCAGCACCACCCTGGGGCCACAGCCTTCACTGCCACACCCCCAGTCCTCCTTCAGGAGCCCATGGTCCACCCCTCCCCTCAAGATATCTAT GGACCATTTCACAGATACTATGCACGCCACCGAACGGCTGGCCGCAATGGTAGATTACGCTCCATACCTCCTCCACCACCACCCTACCCAGGGTTCCTGCTCCACTTCCT TGCCATGCTGGGTAACCCACCACTGCCAAGATTTGGACGCGATTTCCGAGAAGACGCAACAGAGGTAGAAAATTACGAGGCATTACTGAATCTAGCAGAGAGACTGGGAGACGCCAAGCCTAAGGGCCTGACCAAGTTAGAGATCGACCAGCTGCCCGCTTACAGGTTCAACAAGGAGACACATCACTCAGGCATGGACCAAACCTCCTGTGTGGTGTGCATGTGTGACTTTGAGAACCGCCAACTTCTTCGTGTTCTACCATGTAGTCATGAATTTCACACAAAATGTGTCGACAAGTGGCTCAAG aCAAACAGAACCTGTCCTATTTGTCGTGCAGATGCAGCAGAGGTAGCCAGCCAATCAGATTaa